Proteins encoded in a region of the Pirellulales bacterium genome:
- a CDS encoding 3-isopropylmalate dehydrogenase, translated as MSSTLKIATIPGDGTGPEVTTEAVKVLGAVSKLENFKFDITPFDWGGERYLKTKETLPPGGADQLRKFDAVFLGAVGHPDVPPGVLEKGLLLQLRFELDQYINLRPVQLFPGVETPLAGKGPKDIDFVVVRENTEDLYCGVGGFLKKNTPEEVAMQSAVYTRKGCERCIRWAFEFTRKRNNPKGKMLTLVAKTNVLTFGHDLWWRTFQDVAKQYPDVKADYNHVDACCMWMVKTPEYYDVIVTTNMFGDIITDLGAMIQGGLGVAAGGNINPDHGGVSMYEPMGGSAPKYTGQGVINPIAAIGAMAMLLEHSGQPAAAARIMRAVKQITGTKMKSQAAGKMGYSTSQVGELVCEALTT; from the coding sequence ATGAGTTCAACGCTAAAAATTGCTACCATTCCAGGCGACGGCACTGGCCCGGAAGTGACCACCGAAGCCGTCAAAGTCCTCGGGGCCGTTTCGAAGCTCGAAAACTTCAAATTTGACATCACCCCATTCGATTGGGGCGGCGAGCGCTATCTCAAGACCAAAGAAACGCTCCCGCCAGGGGGCGCTGACCAATTACGCAAGTTCGACGCCGTCTTCCTCGGCGCGGTCGGACATCCCGACGTCCCTCCCGGCGTGCTCGAAAAGGGCCTGCTGCTGCAACTACGGTTCGAACTCGACCAATACATCAACCTGCGCCCCGTCCAGCTATTCCCTGGCGTCGAAACGCCGCTGGCGGGCAAAGGCCCGAAGGACATCGACTTCGTGGTCGTTCGCGAAAACACCGAAGATCTCTACTGCGGCGTCGGCGGCTTCCTCAAAAAGAATACACCTGAAGAGGTTGCCATGCAGTCGGCCGTTTATACGCGCAAGGGCTGCGAACGGTGCATTCGCTGGGCGTTTGAGTTCACCCGCAAGCGAAATAATCCCAAGGGCAAAATGTTGACGCTGGTCGCCAAGACCAACGTGCTGACGTTCGGCCACGACCTCTGGTGGCGCACCTTCCAAGACGTTGCCAAGCAATACCCCGACGTGAAAGCCGATTACAACCACGTCGACGCCTGCTGCATGTGGATGGTGAAGACGCCGGAATACTACGACGTGATCGTCACTACCAATATGTTCGGCGACATCATCACCGACCTGGGCGCGATGATTCAGGGCGGCCTCGGCGTCGCGGCCGGCGGCAACATCAACCCCGACCACGGCGGCGTAAGCATGTACGAGCCGATGGGAGGCAGCGCTCCTAAATATACCGGTCAAGGAGTCATCAACCCGATCGCCGCCATCGGCGCGATGGCGATGCTGCTCGAACACAGCGGCCAACCCGCCGCAGCGGCCCGCATCATGAGAGCTGTCAAGCAAATAACCGGCACGAAGATGAAAAGCCAAGCGGCAGGGAAGATGGGATATAGCACATCGCAGGTGGGTGAATTGGTATGCGAGGCGTTAACGACTTGA